One segment of Streptomyces sp. NBC_00576 DNA contains the following:
- a CDS encoding phosphatidylserine decarboxylase, whose amino-acid sequence MPHSQTSAPRDSLAGVRLARGASPWLLPTVATAALSLVRARKSGAAKAVAVPVTALAAGMLWFFRDPEREITQGRVISPADGVVQSIMPWKDGRTRVAIFMSPLNVHVNRAPLSGTVTSVEHIPGGFVPAFNKESENNERVVWHFDTELGDIEMIQIAGAVARRIVPYVPQGTKVEQGERIGLIRFGSRVDIYLPEGVEVAVEVGQKTVAGVTRIDRD is encoded by the coding sequence ATGCCCCACAGCCAAACCTCTGCACCTCGCGACAGCCTGGCAGGCGTACGCCTGGCGCGCGGAGCATCGCCGTGGCTCCTCCCGACCGTCGCCACCGCAGCCCTCAGCCTGGTACGCGCGCGCAAGTCCGGCGCCGCCAAGGCCGTGGCCGTACCCGTCACCGCGCTGGCGGCGGGCATGCTGTGGTTCTTCCGTGACCCCGAGCGCGAGATCACCCAGGGCCGGGTCATCTCTCCCGCCGACGGCGTGGTGCAGAGCATCATGCCGTGGAAGGACGGCCGAACCCGCGTCGCGATCTTCATGAGCCCGCTCAACGTACACGTCAACCGCGCGCCTCTCTCCGGCACGGTGACGTCCGTCGAGCACATCCCCGGCGGGTTCGTTCCGGCGTTCAACAAGGAGAGCGAGAACAACGAGAGAGTTGTCTGGCACTTCGACACCGAGCTCGGTGACATCGAGATGATCCAGATCGCCGGTGCGGTCGCTCGCCGCATCGTCCCGTACGTCCCGCAGGGAACGAAGGTCGAGCAGGGCGAGCGGATCGGCCTGATCCGTTTCGGCTCGCGCGTCGACATCTACCTCCCCGAGGGTGTCGAGGTCGCGGTCGAGGTCGGCCAGAAGACGGTGGCAGGGGTGACTCGCATTGACCGTGATTGA
- the pssA gene encoding CDP-diacylglycerol--serine O-phosphatidyltransferase yields MPEADEVDDEEEMPLSLRLSIADTLTLGNATCGFMAVYFTTTGILIPHLTGSDESGMARHSAATAVILMLCAAVFDLFDGLVARKLRSSPMGAELDNLSDLISFGLAPAYFVLVYGMVADDAYQKVAAVGGIVVLLAVVLRLARFSCVTVKDGTFQGMPSPFGALTVVSIVLLELPFVATLMAIVGTAWLMVSRVEYPKPRGPLAVAMIAWIVSGMGLLAAWAFDAPGGQLLLQTGCALQLVLGAVIPLFATARRVNNFRGNRREARAAQLP; encoded by the coding sequence GTGCCGGAGGCCGACGAGGTGGATGACGAGGAGGAGATGCCTCTTTCTCTCCGCCTCTCAATAGCGGACACCCTCACCCTCGGCAACGCCACCTGCGGCTTCATGGCGGTGTACTTCACCACCACCGGCATCCTGATCCCGCACCTCACCGGCAGTGACGAGTCGGGCATGGCCCGTCACTCGGCGGCGACCGCGGTGATCCTGATGCTCTGCGCGGCTGTCTTCGACCTCTTCGACGGTCTGGTCGCCCGCAAGCTGCGCTCCTCCCCCATGGGCGCCGAGCTGGACAACCTGTCCGACCTGATCAGCTTCGGTCTCGCACCGGCGTACTTCGTGCTGGTGTACGGCATGGTCGCGGACGACGCGTACCAGAAGGTGGCCGCGGTCGGTGGGATCGTCGTACTGCTCGCGGTGGTGCTGAGGCTCGCGAGATTCTCGTGCGTGACGGTGAAGGACGGCACCTTCCAGGGCATGCCGAGTCCCTTCGGCGCTCTGACGGTCGTCTCGATCGTGCTCCTCGAGCTGCCGTTCGTGGCCACGCTCATGGCCATCGTCGGCACCGCCTGGCTGATGGTGAGCCGGGTCGAGTACCCGAAGCCGCGGGGTCCGCTCGCGGTGGCGATGATCGCCTGGATCGTCTCCGGAATGGGCCTCCTGGCGGCCTGGGCCTTCGACGCCCCCGGCGGCCAGCTGCTCCTCCAGACCGGCTGCGCCCTGCAGCTCGTCCTGGGCGCGGTGATCCCGCTCTTCGCCACGGCCCGCCGGGTGAACAACTTCCGCGGCAACCGCCGCGAGGCACGGGCGGCACAGCTGCCGTAG
- a CDS encoding ABC transporter substrate-binding protein: MTTRYAARAAAGALAVLLAVAGCSSKAKDDDGGDKGSASAGGVKTDVGVSAKTITLGALTDMTGVYATLGKSVTQAQQLYVKQLNAAGGVCGRQVDLTVRDHGYDPQKAVSGYTELAPKVLGFAQFIGSPFVAAVKQRVDGQDKVLVLPQAWAASLLGSPYIRVIGSTYDIETINAVDFLINEKGIKKGDKIGHVYFEGDYGESALAGAKYMAEKSGLTVVEQKIKPTDNDMTAQVAALKQAGVKAIVISAGPRQAASLVGVAAAGGFDVPVIGNNSAFAPQLLATQAGPALSKNYWVASPSLPIGADTPQAKKLVADYQAAYPSDSLDNGVVAGWTAASVFGEALKKACASKDLTRAGVDKALLTINAFDVGFGSPQNFTDPKAPSSKESVILQPDKSVTGGMKVVREPEASSVAEGYSPGA, translated from the coding sequence ATGACCACGAGATACGCGGCCCGAGCTGCCGCGGGCGCGCTCGCCGTGCTGCTCGCAGTGGCCGGGTGCAGCTCCAAGGCCAAGGACGACGACGGGGGCGACAAGGGTTCGGCCTCGGCGGGCGGCGTCAAGACCGATGTGGGCGTGTCCGCCAAGACGATCACGCTCGGCGCGCTCACGGACATGACCGGGGTCTACGCCACCCTCGGCAAAAGCGTCACCCAGGCCCAGCAGCTGTACGTGAAGCAGCTGAACGCCGCCGGCGGCGTCTGTGGCCGCCAGGTGGACCTCACCGTCCGCGACCACGGCTACGACCCGCAGAAGGCCGTCTCCGGCTACACGGAACTGGCACCGAAGGTGCTGGGCTTCGCCCAGTTCATCGGCTCGCCGTTCGTCGCGGCGGTGAAACAGCGCGTCGACGGCCAGGACAAGGTCCTCGTGCTGCCACAGGCGTGGGCGGCCTCGCTGCTCGGCAGTCCGTACATACGCGTGATCGGGTCAACGTACGACATTGAGACGATCAATGCGGTCGACTTCCTGATCAATGAGAAGGGGATCAAGAAGGGCGACAAGATCGGGCATGTCTACTTCGAGGGGGACTACGGGGAGAGCGCCCTGGCCGGTGCCAAGTACATGGCGGAGAAATCGGGGCTGACGGTCGTCGAACAGAAGATCAAGCCGACCGACAACGACATGACCGCCCAGGTCGCCGCGTTGAAACAGGCGGGCGTCAAGGCGATCGTGATCAGCGCCGGCCCGCGCCAGGCCGCCTCACTGGTCGGCGTGGCCGCGGCCGGCGGCTTCGACGTTCCCGTCATCGGCAACAACTCGGCCTTCGCGCCGCAGCTCCTGGCCACCCAGGCGGGCCCGGCCCTGTCCAAGAACTACTGGGTCGCCTCCCCGTCCCTGCCCATCGGGGCGGACACCCCGCAGGCGAAGAAACTCGTGGCCGACTACCAGGCCGCGTATCCGAGCGACTCGCTGGACAACGGTGTGGTGGCCGGCTGGACGGCGGCCTCCGTCTTCGGCGAGGCCCTGAAGAAGGCCTGCGCGAGCAAGGACCTCACGCGTGCGGGCGTGGACAAGGCCCTGTTGACGATCAACGCCTTCGACGTCGGTTTCGGCAGCCCGCAGAACTTCACCGACCCCAAGGCCCCCTCCTCCAAGGAGAGCGTGATCCTGCAGCCCGACAAGAGCGTGACAGGAGGCATGAAGGTCGTACGGGAGCCCGAGGCGTCGTCCGTCGCGGAGGGCTACTCGCCGGGCGCGTGA
- a CDS encoding branched-chain amino acid ABC transporter permease: MSDVLAGTAEPRRALRRPDARTYAIAAGTLLLLALPFYLDRFWLQAGLFAMAAAIGAIGINLLTGATGQLSMGHAFFLAVGAYSYCVFAADGGDGLSGLGLPTWLAVVLATLVAGAAGGLFSPIAGRLRGPYLGIATIALIFIGQHVLFNARDLTGGFNGRDVPPLNLFGLTFDDRELLVANVPFGSAEKLWYAGLVLLLGCALFARGVLRGRPGRAMNAIRDHRIAAGVIGVPVARYRAGVFVLSSMYAGLAGVLLALVFQRTVPDYFGITLSLEYLAMIVIGGLGSVSGAVVGAVFVSLLPQLLTRYSDALPLVSDPGTGGIAPGEASRYLYGAAVVAVVLFLPGGLVRVAARRRFGRNPGEER; the protein is encoded by the coding sequence GTGTCTGACGTCCTCGCCGGCACGGCCGAACCCCGGCGCGCGCTCCGACGGCCGGACGCGCGTACGTACGCGATCGCCGCGGGCACCCTGCTGCTCCTCGCCCTCCCGTTCTACCTGGACCGCTTCTGGCTCCAGGCGGGCCTGTTCGCCATGGCCGCCGCGATCGGAGCCATCGGCATCAACCTCCTCACCGGCGCCACGGGACAGCTGTCCATGGGCCACGCCTTCTTCCTCGCGGTCGGCGCCTACAGCTACTGCGTGTTCGCCGCGGACGGGGGCGACGGCCTGAGCGGGCTCGGACTGCCGACCTGGCTCGCGGTGGTGCTGGCCACGCTGGTCGCGGGCGCCGCGGGCGGCCTGTTCAGTCCGATCGCCGGGCGCCTGCGCGGCCCCTACCTCGGTATCGCCACCATCGCCCTGATCTTCATCGGCCAGCACGTGCTGTTCAACGCCCGCGACCTCACCGGCGGCTTCAACGGCCGTGACGTACCGCCGCTGAACCTCTTCGGCCTCACCTTCGACGACCGTGAACTCCTCGTCGCGAACGTGCCGTTCGGGTCCGCGGAGAAGCTCTGGTACGCCGGACTCGTCCTCCTGCTCGGCTGCGCCCTGTTCGCCCGGGGCGTCCTGCGCGGGCGGCCCGGGCGGGCCATGAACGCCATCCGCGACCACCGCATCGCCGCCGGGGTGATCGGCGTGCCCGTGGCCCGCTACCGGGCCGGCGTCTTCGTCCTGTCCTCGATGTACGCGGGGCTGGCCGGTGTCCTGCTCGCCCTCGTCTTCCAGCGGACCGTGCCCGACTACTTCGGCATCACGCTCTCACTGGAGTACCTCGCCATGATCGTCATCGGCGGGCTCGGGTCGGTCTCCGGGGCGGTGGTCGGCGCGGTCTTCGTCTCGCTGCTGCCGCAGCTGCTGACCCGCTACAGCGACGCCCTGCCCCTGGTCTCCGACCCGGGCACGGGCGGGATCGCACCGGGCGAGGCGTCCCGGTACCTGTACGGCGCCGCCGTCGTGGCGGTGGTGCTCTTCCTGCCGGGCGGGCTGGTCAGGGTGGCCGCCCGGCGCCGCTTCGGACGCAATCCAGGGGAGGAACGATGA
- a CDS encoding branched-chain amino acid ABC transporter permease translates to MSTFAELLLNGISMGSVYALIALGFVVIFRATEVVNFAHASLLLAGGYVTASLHDDIGFWPALLAGIAGAALVGAAVEFLVMRRARGGDHSVLAIVTIGVDILLTTELTRRLGTDVLALGDPWGDAVLTLGPISLAHTRIAAFVAAALLITAFLLAFRYTSWGVAMRAAAENTETAALMGVRLGRVSLGAWAVAGGLAAVAALFLTVFPTPGLERATSLAALKAFPAAILGGLDSTTGALVGGLVVGVTESLATGYQSDLAFMGRGLGDLAPYLVMVVILLVRPAGLFGTKELARV, encoded by the coding sequence GTGAGCACCTTCGCCGAGCTGCTTCTCAACGGCATCTCCATGGGCAGCGTCTACGCCCTGATCGCCCTCGGCTTCGTCGTGATCTTCCGGGCCACGGAGGTCGTCAACTTCGCGCACGCCTCACTGCTGCTGGCCGGCGGCTATGTCACCGCCTCCCTCCACGACGACATCGGCTTCTGGCCCGCGCTGCTGGCGGGAATCGCCGGTGCCGCGCTCGTCGGCGCGGCAGTGGAGTTCCTGGTGATGCGCCGCGCCCGGGGCGGCGACCACAGTGTGCTGGCCATCGTCACCATCGGCGTCGACATCCTGCTGACCACCGAACTCACCCGCCGCCTCGGTACGGACGTCCTCGCGCTCGGCGACCCCTGGGGCGACGCCGTCCTCACCCTCGGCCCGATCTCGCTCGCGCACACCCGGATCGCCGCCTTCGTCGCCGCGGCCCTGCTCATCACCGCCTTCCTGCTCGCCTTCCGGTACACCTCCTGGGGCGTGGCGATGCGGGCGGCGGCCGAGAACACGGAGACGGCGGCCCTCATGGGGGTCAGACTGGGCCGGGTCTCGCTGGGCGCCTGGGCAGTCGCGGGCGGACTCGCGGCCGTCGCCGCCCTGTTCCTCACCGTCTTCCCTACCCCGGGCCTGGAACGGGCCACCTCCCTCGCCGCGCTCAAGGCTTTCCCCGCAGCCATCCTCGGGGGACTCGACTCCACGACCGGCGCCCTCGTCGGCGGCCTGGTGGTCGGCGTCACCGAGTCCCTCGCCACCGGCTACCAGAGCGACCTGGCCTTCATGGGCCGGGGCCTCGGCGACCTCGCGCCCTATCTGGTCATGGTCGTGATCCTGCTCGTCCGGCCCGCCGGGCTCTTCGGCACCAAGGAGCTGGCCCGTGTCTGA
- a CDS encoding ABC transporter ATP-binding protein, whose product MTRLDGPTSTIDAHAVPALNVDHLTVRFAGLLALDDVSFTVRPGTVHALIGPNGAGKSTCFNVLSGVYRATSGSVRFGEHELTGMPPHRIAGLGVARIFQNLALPPHATVEDSLLLGRHRLTRTGFVAAGLRLPSAAHEERRHRARVREIAEFVGLEEQLRRPAGSLPYGQQKLAELARALCMEPRLLLLDEPVAGMTADERRRVAAVIAGVRDSLGISIVLVEHDMGVVMRLADTVTVLDFGRLIADGAPADVQNDPEVVRAYLGEEATP is encoded by the coding sequence TTGACCAGACTTGACGGACCGACGTCCACCATTGACGCCCACGCCGTGCCCGCCCTCAACGTTGACCACCTCACTGTCCGCTTCGCCGGCCTCCTCGCCCTCGACGACGTCAGCTTCACAGTCCGCCCCGGCACCGTCCACGCCCTCATCGGCCCCAACGGCGCGGGCAAGTCCACCTGCTTCAACGTGCTGTCCGGTGTCTACCGGGCCACCTCCGGCAGTGTCCGCTTCGGAGAGCACGAGCTGACCGGCATGCCCCCGCACCGCATCGCCGGCCTCGGTGTCGCCCGTATCTTCCAGAACCTCGCCCTGCCGCCCCACGCCACCGTCGAGGACAGCCTGCTGCTCGGCCGCCACCGGCTGACCAGGACCGGCTTCGTCGCCGCCGGACTTCGGCTGCCGTCGGCGGCGCACGAGGAACGCAGGCACCGCGCGCGCGTGCGGGAGATCGCCGAGTTCGTCGGCCTGGAGGAGCAGCTGAGACGCCCGGCCGGTTCCCTGCCCTACGGGCAGCAGAAGCTCGCGGAACTCGCCCGGGCCCTGTGCATGGAGCCACGGCTGCTGCTCCTCGACGAACCGGTGGCCGGGATGACCGCCGACGAACGGCGCCGGGTCGCGGCCGTCATCGCCGGGGTCCGCGACAGTCTCGGCATCTCGATCGTCCTGGTGGAGCACGACATGGGGGTGGTGATGAGACTCGCGGACACGGTCACGGTCCTGGACTTCGGCCGGCTGATCGCGGACGGGGCCCCGGCGGACGTACAGAACGACCCGGAGGTCGTACGCGCCTATCTCGGCGAGGAGGCCACCCCGTGA
- a CDS encoding ABC transporter ATP-binding protein, which translates to MGGGTRGSPSGFAGGSPRRSSGSSPGGADLVVRDLSVGYGPVRALRQVSLEVPEAAVVTVLGGNGAGKSTLLRAISRTLSFQGGATTGGTVTLGGRRIDALAPDRVVAAGVSQVPEGRRVFARMTVADNLRAGALGARGGRVERAAALHRVHELFPVLADRAQQRAGLLSGGEQQMLAVARALMAAPRVLLLDEPSLGLAPLMAARIADTVREINAQGTSVLLVEQNAALALRLATQAYVLEVGEVTLSGPCTELAASDEVRRRYLGVVDEDAAADAAGATGGAGAPGLTRSMPRLTRWEG; encoded by the coding sequence ATGGGCGGCGGAACAAGGGGATCTCCGAGCGGTTTCGCGGGCGGATCTCCGCGCAGGTCTTCGGGCAGCTCTCCGGGCGGCGCCGATCTCGTCGTACGGGATCTGTCGGTCGGGTACGGGCCCGTGCGCGCCCTTCGGCAGGTGTCGCTGGAAGTGCCCGAGGCGGCCGTCGTGACGGTGCTGGGCGGCAACGGCGCCGGAAAGTCCACGCTGCTGCGCGCCATCAGCCGCACCCTCTCCTTCCAGGGCGGGGCGACGACCGGCGGCACCGTCACCCTCGGCGGACGCCGGATCGACGCGCTCGCCCCCGACCGGGTGGTGGCCGCCGGGGTGTCCCAAGTACCGGAAGGGCGGCGGGTGTTCGCCCGGATGACCGTCGCCGACAATCTGCGCGCCGGAGCCCTTGGCGCGCGCGGCGGACGTGTGGAACGGGCCGCAGCCCTGCACCGCGTGCACGAACTGTTCCCCGTCCTCGCCGACCGCGCCCAGCAGCGCGCCGGGCTGCTGTCGGGCGGCGAGCAGCAGATGCTGGCCGTCGCCCGTGCCCTGATGGCCGCCCCCAGGGTCCTGCTCCTCGACGAGCCGTCGCTCGGCCTGGCCCCGCTGATGGCCGCGCGCATCGCCGACACCGTGCGCGAGATAAACGCCCAGGGCACCTCCGTCCTGCTCGTCGAACAGAACGCGGCCCTGGCTCTCCGGCTGGCCACCCAGGCGTACGTCCTGGAGGTCGGCGAAGTCACCCTCTCCGGCCCCTGCACGGAACTCGCCGCCTCCGACGAGGTGCGGCGCCGCTACCTGGGCGTGGTGGACGAGGACGCGGCGGCGGACGCGGCAGGGGCGACGGGTGGAGCGGGGGCGCCCGGCTTGACGCGCTCCATGCCGAGGTTGACCAGATGGGAGGGCTGA
- a CDS encoding PucR family transcriptional regulator, which produces MGPRRRRTGHDWQVLAEACAALLERVPELVDEHVRQLSEHSPVYGQVLPHDQQWREAEEAMRIGIGTISAPRGSPRRDLEYAEDAGRRRAQQGLPLELLVHAYRSAGYLVWDALLEGAGGQEPERLGVLMRSATLVWAAIDAQAAVASEAYRATEMELRRRTDEQLQALLDALLDGQESPGLAARAAAGLDLPERGAYAVVVLRAERRDPREAFHRPLRGAGYRFVWRMRADREVGVVLLGPDQGLDAVAQALSGRCSGAGGISPVVPGLAELGRARRLAELALRTCPPDASEVVRLDQRMPTALVVSQPELANRLVSAVFGALVGLEPADREVLLETLDVWLACEGSAGRAAGRLYCHRNTVFNRLRRLEQLTSRSLARPRDLIELTLALDAYRLSGPAGAPEEAARLAGNG; this is translated from the coding sequence ATGGGACCGCGCAGAAGGCGTACGGGTCATGACTGGCAGGTGCTCGCCGAGGCTTGCGCGGCGCTGCTGGAACGGGTGCCGGAGCTGGTGGACGAACATGTGCGGCAACTGTCGGAGCACTCCCCCGTCTACGGCCAGGTCCTCCCGCACGACCAGCAGTGGCGGGAGGCGGAGGAGGCGATGCGGATCGGCATCGGGACGATCTCCGCGCCCCGGGGCTCACCGCGCCGCGACCTGGAGTACGCGGAGGACGCGGGCCGACGCCGCGCCCAGCAGGGGCTGCCGCTGGAACTGCTGGTGCACGCGTACCGGAGTGCGGGCTATCTGGTGTGGGACGCGCTGCTGGAGGGCGCCGGCGGCCAGGAACCGGAGCGGCTCGGCGTCCTGATGCGGTCGGCGACCCTTGTGTGGGCGGCGATCGACGCACAGGCGGCGGTGGCGTCGGAGGCGTACCGGGCGACCGAGATGGAGTTACGGCGGCGTACGGACGAGCAGTTGCAGGCGTTACTGGACGCGCTGCTCGACGGCCAGGAGTCGCCGGGGCTGGCCGCCAGGGCCGCGGCGGGGCTCGATCTGCCTGAGCGGGGCGCGTACGCGGTGGTGGTGCTGCGGGCGGAGCGGCGGGACCCCCGGGAGGCCTTCCACCGGCCGTTACGGGGCGCCGGGTACCGGTTCGTGTGGCGGATGCGGGCCGACCGGGAGGTGGGCGTGGTGCTGCTGGGGCCCGACCAGGGGCTCGACGCGGTGGCGCAGGCGCTGAGCGGGCGGTGCTCGGGGGCGGGCGGGATCAGTCCCGTCGTGCCGGGGCTGGCGGAGCTGGGGCGTGCCCGGCGGCTGGCCGAACTGGCGTTGCGCACCTGCCCGCCGGACGCGAGCGAGGTCGTACGGCTGGATCAGCGGATGCCGACGGCGCTGGTGGTGAGTCAGCCGGAACTCGCGAACCGGCTGGTGTCGGCCGTCTTCGGCGCCCTGGTCGGGCTGGAGCCCGCCGACCGGGAAGTGCTGCTGGAGACGCTGGACGTGTGGCTGGCCTGCGAGGGGTCGGCGGGACGGGCGGCCGGGCGGCTGTACTGCCACCGCAACACCGTGTTCAACCGGCTGCGGCGGCTGGAGCAGCTGACGTCCAGGTCACTGGCCAGACCACGCGATCTGATCGAGCTGACGCTGGCCCTGGACGCGTACCGGTTGTCGGGACCGGCGGGCGCGCCGGAGGAGGCCGCGCGGCTCGCGGGGAACGGGTGA
- a CDS encoding glycerate kinase, giving the protein MLIAADKFKGSLTAVEVAERVTAGLRKAAPGVEIEALPVADGGDGTVAAAVAAGFERREVRVAGPLGHEVTAAFALRGDTAVVEMAEASGLQRLPSGVFAPLTASTYGSGELLRAALDAGARTIVFGVGGSATTDGGAGMLSALGARFLDADGEPLPPGGGGLDGLATADLSGLDTRLADVDLVLASDVDNPLTGPTGAPAVYGPQKGASPDDVAALDEALAHYAKILETAIGSKAAGYAAAPGAGAAGGIGYGALVLGARFRPGIEVMLDVLGFAPALDRATLVITGEGSLDEQTLHGKAPAGVAAAARAQGREVIAVCGRLALRPEALGRAGIRRAYPLTELEPDLAKCIADAGPILERVAENIGRDFLV; this is encoded by the coding sequence GTGCTGATCGCCGCCGACAAGTTCAAGGGATCGCTGACGGCTGTGGAGGTCGCCGAGCGGGTGACTGCCGGACTGCGCAAGGCAGCCCCCGGTGTCGAGATCGAGGCGCTTCCCGTGGCCGACGGTGGCGACGGGACCGTGGCCGCCGCGGTGGCCGCCGGATTCGAACGGCGTGAGGTACGGGTCGCGGGGCCGCTCGGGCACGAGGTGACGGCCGCGTTCGCGCTGCGCGGCGACACCGCGGTGGTGGAGATGGCGGAGGCCAGCGGGCTGCAGCGGCTGCCCTCGGGCGTCTTCGCACCGCTCACGGCATCGACGTACGGCTCCGGGGAACTGCTTCGGGCCGCGTTGGACGCGGGGGCGCGCACGATCGTCTTCGGGGTCGGCGGCAGCGCCACCACCGACGGGGGCGCGGGCATGCTGTCCGCGCTCGGCGCGCGCTTCCTGGACGCCGACGGCGAACCGCTGCCGCCCGGGGGCGGTGGGCTGGACGGACTCGCCACGGCCGACCTCTCGGGCCTCGACACCCGCCTCGCGGACGTCGATCTCGTGCTGGCCAGCGATGTGGACAACCCGCTGACCGGGCCGACGGGCGCGCCCGCGGTGTACGGCCCGCAGAAGGGCGCCTCCCCGGACGATGTGGCCGCCCTGGACGAGGCTCTCGCGCACTACGCGAAGATCCTGGAGACGGCGATCGGCTCGAAGGCCGCCGGGTACGCCGCCGCGCCGGGTGCGGGTGCCGCCGGTGGCATCGGTTACGGCGCCCTGGTTCTCGGCGCCCGGTTCCGGCCCGGCATCGAGGTCATGCTCGACGTCCTCGGCTTCGCGCCCGCCCTGGACCGTGCCACGCTGGTGATCACCGGCGAGGGCTCCCTCGACGAACAGACCCTGCACGGCAAGGCCCCGGCCGGCGTGGCGGCGGCGGCCCGGGCTCAGGGCCGCGAGGTCATCGCGGTCTGTGGACGCCTCGCCCTGCGCCCGGAGGCTCTGGGCCGGGCCGGCATCCGACGCGCGTACCCCCTGACGGAGCTCGAGCCGGACCTCGCGAAGTGCATCGCCGACGCCGGACCGATCCTGGAGCGGGTCGCGGAGAACATCGGACGGGACTTCCTGGTCTGA
- a CDS encoding ADP-ribosylglycohydrolase family protein: MTAVGTATGQADRVLGGWLGRIAGNMLGKPVERGDYWTRDRIDRYLRLTGAVPLTDYLPEPPAGSEGDGFELRPEWRQCVRGRIHGSCRDDDVDYAILGLDLLETRGFDFSTEQVGELWLLRLPFLQTFTAERAAYRNLAAGLKPPLTATYDNPYQEWIGALIRADIYGWTCPDDPHRAAYLARRDAVLSHTGNGVYGAMFAAALISAAFTAPTVRHALDTALTVIPASSRLARTVRRVVALHETRLTWEDTLTTVAEETAGLGWIHAVPNIAVLTAGLLYGDGDFTRTITLTVRGGLDTDSNGATAGSVAGVLCGAQAIPSQWKDPLEDTVRSAVFGFDGVRISELAERTMRLGHPQV, from the coding sequence ATGACCGCTGTGGGCACCGCCACCGGACAGGCCGACCGTGTTCTCGGCGGCTGGCTGGGCCGGATCGCGGGAAACATGCTCGGCAAGCCGGTCGAGCGGGGCGACTACTGGACGCGCGACCGCATCGACCGCTATCTGCGGCTGACCGGCGCCGTGCCGCTCACCGACTATCTGCCGGAGCCCCCGGCAGGGAGCGAAGGCGACGGCTTCGAACTGCGCCCCGAGTGGCGTCAGTGCGTACGCGGCCGGATCCACGGCAGCTGCCGTGACGACGACGTCGACTACGCGATCCTCGGTCTGGACCTGCTGGAGACGCGCGGTTTCGACTTCAGCACCGAGCAGGTCGGCGAACTGTGGCTGCTGCGGCTGCCGTTCCTCCAGACGTTCACGGCGGAACGCGCCGCCTATCGCAACCTCGCGGCCGGTCTCAAGCCGCCGCTGACCGCCACGTACGACAACCCGTACCAGGAATGGATCGGCGCCCTGATCCGCGCCGACATCTACGGCTGGACCTGTCCGGACGACCCCCACCGCGCCGCATACCTCGCCCGCAGGGACGCCGTCCTCTCCCACACGGGCAACGGCGTGTACGGGGCGATGTTCGCTGCGGCACTGATCTCGGCGGCGTTCACGGCACCCACTGTGCGTCACGCCCTGGACACGGCGCTGACGGTCATCCCGGCGAGCAGCCGCCTGGCCCGTACGGTGCGCCGCGTCGTGGCGCTGCACGAAACCCGACTGACCTGGGAGGACACGCTCACTACGGTCGCCGAGGAGACCGCCGGGCTCGGCTGGATCCACGCGGTGCCGAACATCGCCGTCCTCACCGCCGGGCTGCTGTACGGCGACGGCGACTTCACCCGCACGATCACACTGACCGTCCGGGGCGGCCTGGACACCGACTCGAACGGCGCGACCGCGGGCTCGGTGGCCGGCGTGCTGTGCGGCGCGCAGGCGATCCCGAGCCAGTGGAAGGACCCGCTGGAGGACACGGTACGCAGCGCGGTGTTCGGCTTCGACGGCGTACGGATCAGTGAACTGGCGGAGCGGACCATGCGGTTGGGACACCCGCAGGTGTGA
- a CDS encoding NUDIX hydrolase codes for MTIQDFATYIAGLPRVLAGAAALFRDADGRVLLVEPNYREGWALPGGTIESDDGETPRQGARRETLEEIGLDRELGRLLAVDWVHIAGHPPLVAYLYDGGVLDEDELKSITLQEEELLSWRLVAREDLSEYLQGSLGRRVLHALDVLAEGAGTVELENGHRVA; via the coding sequence GTGACCATTCAAGACTTCGCCACATACATCGCCGGCCTGCCCCGTGTGCTGGCCGGCGCCGCCGCGCTCTTCCGTGACGCCGACGGACGGGTCCTGCTCGTCGAGCCCAACTACCGTGAGGGCTGGGCCCTTCCGGGCGGCACGATCGAGTCGGACGACGGGGAGACCCCGCGCCAGGGTGCGCGCCGGGAGACCCTTGAGGAGATCGGCCTCGACCGGGAACTCGGCCGCCTGTTGGCCGTCGACTGGGTCCACATCGCGGGCCACCCGCCGCTGGTGGCATATCTGTACGACGGTGGCGTCCTCGACGAGGACGAGCTCAAGTCGATCACGTTGCAGGAGGAGGAGCTGCTGTCGTGGCGGCTCGTAGCACGCGAGGACCTCTCCGAGTACCTCCAGGGCTCACTGGGCCGCCGGGTCCTGCATGCCCTCGACGTCCTGGCGGAGGGCGCGGGAACGGTGGAACTGGAGAACGGCCACCGGGTGGCCTGA